The genomic window CCTGTTAAAGAAATTGAAAGTAGTTTTTCGGGAAGCTTGGGTATATCTCTTATCCCTGATAAATCAGAAGTGCCTGGGGAGACAGATGGAAACCATGCAAATCACTTCAATGTCATCAGCTGTAGGCAAGGACAGTATACAAATCGGGACAGATGCTCTAAACACTACTCAAACTAATAGTCTTCAGGTACAGCACCTTGGTAATGTATTTTTCAAGGACCTACATTTCTCTGCTCATCTGGGCAAAACTTAAAGTCTCAGATCAATCTCGAATTTCTATCTGTGACTGGCCAAATGACTACCACAAATGTTCCAATCAACAACCTGCCTCTTTTGCATGTATGGCAAGTTCACAGAACCAACAAGACAAAGCTATCGACGTAGCTCCATGCGGTTGTGGCTTGACTGATGATAACAGTGTTCAGATTTGGAATGGAATGGACGGTGGAATTCATGTGATCAATCTCAGGCGACAATAAAGGCATATGGACGTATATGAttcctttgtttttcccctATAGGGCTTCCTCTCAGACCTGCTGAAGAAGGCAAACAGACACTATGATGATCAGAAATTGcaagaatacacacaaacaatagtAAGTGCCTCAAGCTCGTTCAGCATCAGCCTCGAAGCCACACTTAGCAATAATGACATACAATGGTTTTAAACTGAAGACTTAGCATTACTGCCTGAGGCTGGCCATACTCATCCTATAGGTATACGCTAGTTACACAGAACAACATAGGGAGCTTTGATTCTAATGGATGGAAACAAACTGTAAGCCACAGTAAACATGACTCAAAGTCATATGTCTTTGAAAAGCTGATCAATATTTAACCCACTGTTGAACATGAACACTTGACTTTCCACAAAGGACTAATATGGGAAAATGCCATTTAGTAAGACTAAAAACttaagattgatttttttttattatgtaatTGTCTAAGTTGTACAATAGGCAAGGACTGTGGTGATGAGTGATTTGGACCCATAGTGACTGACGGGCTATCAGTCCAGCTGTGCAAACATCTGTCAGTCCCTTCAGGCCAGTGGCTTGGGCTGAATTATTCAAAAGAGGACGGCCCAGCTGCATATCCGAGAATTTGATCTTTCTGTCATATGCGGCATGCAACATCTCAAACATTTTGATTGTTCCAGTGTAGTTATGGAACAGAAATCTCATTACATTATTGATTGTCCAGCCCAACAGAAATCATTTTTTGCTGCCATCATCTTTAATAGTTTGCAGCAAAGCAATGAGTAGTGAAATTGGCAACTGAGTGTAGACCATGCCATTAAAGTTACCCAAAATTAGTTTATATTCAATCTCAGATTTACTTAGATTTTCGATATATCATTATGGTTGAAGACTACAGTCATTTATCCTTGCTGTGGCCATAGAGTGATTCTGATTTTTTCGTGATTCTGTGAGACTGGTCTCAAGTGACAGACAGTaatgcatttctctgtctttctctctgtctctctgtctcactctgtcattccctgtctctgtctctctctcctttatagCTCAAGATGTTTGATCTGAATGGTGATGGGAAGCTGGGTCTATCTGAAATGGCAAGGTAAATACGCATGAATATACTTTAAGAATGTAAACCAACTTCAGTCAAATGGTTTTCCCATACTAACATTTATTCTCTTGTAATATTAAGGCTGCTACCAGTTCAGGAGAATTTCTTACTAAAGTTCCAGGTAAGCACATAACTAAAAGCAAAATCTCATTttgaggagaacacaggagtGCTCAGTAACATGGTAGAGTTGGTTTATCTAATTCTGTTGAGCTTTGTCTTGGGCTTTGTGAAATCTTAAGTTTTTCACTCTGTATAAAAACACTcctttgtttgtcttctttttttacagGGAATCAAACTGACTTCTGAACAGTTTAACGCCATCTTCACATACTACGATAAGGTAATCTGGAATCCGGTATAAAAAATgaacctacaaaaaaaaaaaaatgaacaaactcagTCTCTAAGGCTGTGCACAGTTCTGTATAAACTGGTTTCACCAACTGAGTGAAGCACaatttcctctccctctttacGTCTGACTTACCCTTCTTTCGTGAAAgccatatatatatgcacaagTGTGGGGTTTCCACTCTCGGGCAGGTAAATGACCGTGAATAGTAcacctgtcatctctctctctctctctctctcttagtgagTTAGGGCCTGGTTGTTGTAACATTTGTGAGACAATAGCTTGAGAAAAAGGACATGATATGAACTGTAAAAACTGGCCTACCATAATGTCATCTCATTTTTAAGCACAAAGTCTGAACCTAAATGGATGCTTCAAGACCAGTTTTTCATtccaactcactcacacatgcacaattaaACAACTGACAAATTTTGGTCTCTCCTGTGATATCTTGACCATGATTAGGGCAGACAAAGCTTTGTCACTCCATTGCTGCTGCATGAGCAAGTATAATAGAAAAAACAATCTGGGAACATAATTTATAGATAGAATATAGCCCAAGCATGGGTCATATTTGTCAAAGGTTTACATCTATATTTTATTAGCATTTGTCTCAACCACCACCCCCTGCAGCTGAATGAGGAGCAGCTGCTGTCATCGTAATGGAATCatgggtaaagaaaaaaaaaaaaaaagaatggtaaGGATGATAAGCATAGCAGGTCAGCTGAGCACTAATATAGCTCAAAGTGCCAGAATGAAAATGTGCAgagctttggaaaaaaaaaaaaaaagtgttttccaGCATGCAACCAACTAACGAGGCCGACCCTTTCCACTTCCCTTCCCCAtttctccaaaaagaaaagagaaatagcttttttaaaaaaagaagtaatTATAACATTCCACTCTCATTCCACTGATTAAAGGGAAGCTGTGACATAGCCCCAACCCAAACCACTGCTATGTCTATGAGTGCTTCAGGGCAGTGATCTCTGCCACGATCATGCGAGATTGATCAAATCAAACTGACCTGTgatcgtttttttcttttctctttcgaAAGGATGGAAATGGCTACATTGATGAACAAGAGCTGGATGCTCTGCTGAGGGACCTCTATGAAAAGAACAACAAGGTAAAAAGCACTGGGATATTGAGCACAGTGTTGTTCTTCAGAGGTCTACAGCCTCCCTACTGGAGCTGAAAATGGGCTTCAGCTCACTAGGGAAAACTTTAAACAGCGTATCCCGAGTATTCAGTTTATCTGAACACAACGTGCTTAGACATTATTTTTGAGTTAAAAGCAGTGAAGGATGCCAGTTTGATGttaattcagtattttttttgtgtctctctttcccctcagGAGGTGGACACTAAGAACCTGACAGGTTATAAAAAGAGCATCATGGCTCTGTCAGATGGCGGGAAACTCTATCGCTCAGAGCTAGAGATTGTGCTCTGCCGGGAGCCCATGCTGTGAATCGTGACCTTTGACCTATGACctgtttccccttttttccaGCTGCCTGACTACTGTAACCATGTGCATGTGCCGGGCACCGCCCCATCCTCCGCCTCCCCCCTTTTACCCCAAAAAACgagttttgaatgaatgtgcACTGAAAAAGCACAACCAGGGTCTCTTTCCCGCCTCCCACAATCCCCGATCCCCACTGTCGCTCCCTCCCTGCAGCTGCAGACTGACCCAGCTCTGATGTTGCCCTCTGCTCAGTTTTTAAactctacattaaaaaaaagaaaaagttgaatGAATCTTACAGAAAGAAGAAGCTCTAGCAGATTTTAATggtatgaaaaagaaagagaaaaagataaattaCCTTCATGTGCTTGGTttgaatttcatatttatataagTTTTCCCTTTACTACATTTTTCTGTAAGAATATCCCTCTCCATTTATCATTTTACTCCTGCCCAGTTCTGGTTTGGATTGTGCTGTAattagttttgtttatttatttgtttgtttgtttgtttgtttatttattttggctgATACTGTTATAGGATGTTACTGAGAGCATTAATTAAAGATATGTGAGGATTATGATGTTTCATGTCTTCCTTTCAAGATCTCTGTCAAAATCAGtggtaaacttttttttttcttaaagttcATTGAAACTCAGACATATGTCATTaaccaaaccacacatacacaaatttaGTCACATTCTGGTCCTAATTTAATCACGCTGACATAAAACTGCAACAGATAGTATCTAGTGAA from Chanos chanos chromosome 2, fChaCha1.1, whole genome shotgun sequence includes these protein-coding regions:
- the calb2a gene encoding calbindin 2a, translating into MANKAQQPPYLHLAELTASQFLEIWKHFDVDGNGYIEGKELENFFKELEIARRGAGVDPSNVSFKEKMTEFMQKFDKNKDGRIEMSELAQILPTEENFLLCFRQFVGSSSEFMAAWRRYDTDRSGYIEANELKGFLSDLLKKANRHYDDQKLQEYTQTILKMFDLNGDGKLGLSEMARLLPVQENFLLKFQGIKLTSEQFNAIFTYYDKDGNGYIDEQELDALLRDLYEKNNKEVDTKNLTGYKKSIMALSDGGKLYRSELEIVLCREPML